In the genome of Streptomyces sp. NBC_00190, one region contains:
- a CDS encoding GNAT family N-acetyltransferase has translation MGMSVTISAAAAEDAEQIFKLQYLAFQREAELYGNYLIQPLTQSLDSLKGELATDTVLVARLGDEVVGTVRGSVDEDGTGKIAKLCVHPRLQGHGLGARLLRAVEEALAGDTATTRFRLHTGHKSESNLRLYRKAGYTQVGGRTASDGVRLVILEKEAKDTDFAVSA, from the coding sequence ATGGGCATGAGCGTGACCATTTCGGCGGCGGCTGCCGAGGACGCTGAGCAGATCTTCAAGCTGCAGTACCTGGCCTTCCAGCGGGAGGCCGAGCTCTACGGCAACTACCTCATCCAGCCGCTCACCCAGTCCCTGGACTCCCTCAAGGGTGAACTGGCGACGGACACCGTGCTGGTGGCCCGGCTCGGCGACGAGGTCGTCGGCACCGTGCGCGGCAGCGTCGACGAGGACGGCACCGGGAAGATCGCCAAGCTGTGCGTGCACCCCCGGCTGCAGGGCCACGGTCTCGGCGCGCGCCTGCTGCGCGCGGTCGAGGAGGCACTCGCGGGCGACACCGCCACCACCCGCTTCCGCCTGCACACCGGGCACAAGAGCGAGTCCAACCTGCGGCTCTACCGCAAGGCCGGCTACACCCAGGTCGGCGGCCGCACGGCCTCCGACGGCGTGCGGCTGGTGATCCTGGAGAAGGAAGCCAAGGACACCGACTTCGCGGTCAGCGCCTGA
- a CDS encoding MetQ/NlpA family ABC transporter substrate-binding protein, whose protein sequence is MRKNVKLTALAATATALALGLTACGSSSDPSSTKADGGKTDENKPLVIAASPSPHADILNFVKDKLAAKEGLKLEVKEFTDYVLPNTATQQGQVDGNYFQHKPYLDDFNKKNKTTIVPVVNVHLEPLGLYSKKAKAIGDIKAGQTVAVPNDTTNEGRALQLLAANNLITLKEGVGTSAKLSDITDKKGLEFKELEAATVPRALNDVDAAVINGNYALEANLSPAKDALILEKAEGNPYANFLAVKDGNQNDPRIQKLAKLLNSDEVKKFIEEKYQGSVVAAFGAPAS, encoded by the coding sequence GTGCGTAAGAACGTCAAGCTCACCGCCCTCGCCGCCACCGCCACCGCGCTCGCCCTCGGCCTCACCGCCTGCGGCAGCTCCTCGGACCCGTCCTCCACCAAGGCCGACGGCGGCAAGACCGACGAGAACAAGCCCCTGGTCATAGCGGCCTCCCCGAGCCCGCACGCCGACATCCTGAACTTCGTCAAGGACAAGCTCGCCGCCAAGGAAGGCCTCAAGCTGGAGGTCAAGGAGTTCACGGACTACGTCCTGCCGAACACCGCCACCCAGCAGGGCCAGGTCGACGGCAACTACTTCCAGCACAAGCCGTACCTCGACGACTTCAACAAGAAGAACAAGACGACCATCGTGCCCGTCGTCAACGTTCACCTGGAGCCCCTCGGCCTCTACTCCAAGAAGGCCAAGGCCATCGGCGACATCAAGGCCGGCCAGACCGTCGCCGTCCCCAACGACACCACCAACGAGGGCCGCGCGCTCCAGCTGCTCGCCGCGAACAACCTGATCACCCTCAAGGAGGGTGTCGGCACCAGCGCCAAGCTGTCCGACATCACCGACAAGAAGGGCCTGGAGTTCAAGGAGCTGGAGGCCGCCACGGTCCCGCGCGCCCTGAACGACGTGGACGCCGCCGTCATCAACGGCAACTACGCGCTCGAGGCCAACCTGTCGCCCGCCAAGGACGCGCTGATCCTGGAGAAGGCCGAGGGCAACCCGTACGCCAACTTCCTCGCGGTCAAGGACGGCAACCAGAACGACCCGCGGATCCAGAAGCTCGCCAAGCTCCTGAACTCCGACGAGGTCAAGAAGTTCATCGAGGAGAAGTACCAGGGCTCGGTCGTCGCGGCCTTCGGCGCCCCGGCCTCCTGA
- a CDS encoding methionine ABC transporter ATP-binding protein gives MITTSGLTKVYQSRGREVTALDGVDLHVREGEVYGVIGQSGAGKSSLIRCVNLLERPTTGTVSVDGVDLTALAGRGRRAGKELREARSRIGMVFQHFNLLSSRTVQGNIELPLEILGVSGRERSRKALELLDLVGLADKAKAYPTQLSGGQKQRVGIARALAGDPKVLLSDEATSALDPETTRSILQLLRDLNQQLGLTVLLITHEMDVVKSVCDSAALMKRGRIVESGTVAQLLATPGSELAGELFPVTGAATGPDRTVVDVTFHGDAAAQPVISQLSRTYNIDISILGAAMDTVAGRQIGRMRIELPGRYEDNVVPVGFLREQGLQVDVVEEEDAADTIENELAALVKDGAK, from the coding sequence GTGATCACCACATCGGGCCTCACGAAGGTCTACCAGTCCCGTGGCCGCGAGGTCACCGCCCTGGACGGCGTGGACCTCCACGTCCGCGAGGGCGAGGTCTACGGAGTCATCGGCCAGAGCGGCGCCGGCAAGTCCTCCCTGATCCGCTGCGTGAACCTGCTGGAGCGCCCCACCACCGGCACCGTGAGCGTCGACGGGGTCGACCTCACCGCGCTGGCGGGCCGCGGCCGCCGCGCCGGCAAGGAGCTCCGCGAGGCCCGCAGCCGTATCGGCATGGTCTTCCAGCATTTCAACCTGCTGTCCTCGCGCACCGTCCAGGGCAACATCGAGCTGCCCCTGGAGATCCTCGGCGTCTCCGGCCGCGAGCGCTCCCGCAAGGCCCTGGAACTCCTCGACCTGGTCGGCCTCGCCGACAAGGCCAAGGCCTACCCCACCCAGCTCTCCGGCGGTCAGAAGCAGCGCGTCGGCATCGCCCGCGCCCTGGCCGGCGACCCCAAGGTGCTGCTCTCCGACGAGGCCACCAGCGCGCTGGACCCCGAGACCACCCGCTCCATCCTCCAGCTGCTGCGCGACCTCAACCAGCAGCTCGGCCTCACCGTTCTGCTCATCACGCACGAGATGGACGTGGTCAAGTCCGTCTGCGACTCGGCCGCCCTGATGAAGCGAGGCCGGATCGTCGAGTCCGGCACCGTCGCCCAACTGCTCGCCACCCCCGGCTCCGAGCTCGCCGGTGAACTCTTCCCCGTCACCGGCGCCGCCACCGGCCCCGACCGCACCGTCGTCGACGTCACCTTCCACGGTGACGCCGCCGCCCAGCCGGTCATCTCGCAGCTCTCGCGCACGTACAACATCGACATCTCGATCCTCGGCGCCGCGATGGACACCGTCGCGGGCCGCCAGATCGGCCGCATGCGCATCGAACTGCCGGGCCGCTACGAGGACAACGTCGTGCCCGTCGGCTTCCTGCGCGAGCAGGGCCTCCAGGTGGACGTCGTCGAGGAAGAGGACGCCGCCGACACGATCGAGAACGAACTGGCCGCACTGGTCAAGGATGGTGCCAAGTGA
- a CDS encoding sigma-70 family RNA polymerase sigma factor — MDLLKADLFEKLGPLLSAEAAAEAPGTGEDAADLEQAVWVRLLESGPRDPDPDGRARWLRRAVRAEARLARRRARREIPYGATPADGAGEPEDALLHGEANRALRSAVARLPGRCPELMKALLSPRDLTYREIAGELGISQGSLGPVRSRCLGCLRRMLAAEVAAPGLWGRER, encoded by the coding sequence ATGGACCTGCTGAAGGCTGACCTCTTTGAGAAGCTCGGCCCGCTGCTCTCCGCGGAGGCCGCCGCGGAGGCCCCGGGCACCGGAGAAGACGCGGCCGACCTGGAACAAGCCGTCTGGGTCAGGCTGCTGGAGAGCGGCCCCCGCGACCCGGACCCCGACGGCCGCGCGCGCTGGCTGCGCCGGGCGGTGCGCGCCGAGGCCCGGCTCGCCCGGCGGCGCGCCCGGCGCGAGATCCCGTACGGCGCGACCCCCGCGGACGGGGCCGGCGAACCGGAGGACGCGCTCCTGCACGGTGAGGCGAACCGGGCCCTCCGGTCGGCGGTCGCCCGATTGCCCGGACGCTGCCCGGAGCTGATGAAGGCACTTCTTTCGCCCAGGGACCTCACTTACCGTGAAATCGCAGGAGAGTTGGGTATCTCACAAGGAAGTTTGGGGCCCGTCCGTTCCCGTTGCCTGGGATGTCTGCGCAGAATGCTGGCTGCAGAGGTTGCGGCTCCTGGCCTTTGGGGAAGGGAGCGGTAG
- a CDS encoding methionine ABC transporter permease: MTWSEMQPLLTQGTYDTLYMVLWSTLVTVLGGLPIGILLVLTDKGGLLQNRPLNKVLGVIVNIGRSLPFIILLIFLIPVTTAVVGTFIGPTAMIVPLAIGAVPFFARLVETAVREVDHGLIEAVESMGGGIPTLVGKVLLPQALPSLVAGVTTTVITLVGYSAMAGAVGGEGLGSKAITYGFQRFETGFMVATVVVLVAIVTVIQLLGDGAVRLLARRGRTA; the protein is encoded by the coding sequence GTGACCTGGTCCGAGATGCAGCCCCTGCTCACCCAGGGCACGTACGACACCCTCTACATGGTGCTGTGGTCGACCCTGGTGACCGTCCTGGGCGGACTGCCCATCGGCATCCTGCTGGTCCTCACCGACAAGGGCGGCCTCCTCCAGAACCGGCCGCTCAACAAGGTCCTGGGCGTGATCGTGAACATAGGCCGCTCGCTGCCGTTCATCATCCTGCTCATCTTCCTGATCCCGGTCACCACCGCGGTCGTGGGCACCTTCATCGGCCCCACCGCCATGATCGTCCCGCTCGCCATCGGCGCCGTCCCCTTCTTCGCCCGGCTCGTCGAGACCGCCGTCCGCGAGGTGGACCACGGCCTGATCGAGGCCGTCGAGTCCATGGGCGGCGGCATCCCCACCCTCGTCGGCAAGGTGCTCCTCCCGCAGGCCCTGCCGTCCCTCGTCGCCGGAGTCACCACCACCGTCATCACCCTGGTCGGCTACTCCGCCATGGCCGGCGCGGTCGGCGGCGAAGGCCTCGGATCCAAGGCCATCACCTACGGCTTCCAGCGCTTCGAGACCGGCTTCATGGTCGCCACCGTCGTCGTCCTGGTCGCCATCGTCACGGTGATCCAGCTCCTCGGCGACGGTGCGGTCCGCCTCCTGGCCCGCCGCGGCAGGACAGCCTGA